From a region of the Thermoflexus hugenholtzii JAD2 genome:
- a CDS encoding coiled-coil domain-containing protein: MALTAEDLRDLVALLQAHPEWRKVLWALLASEEVLRMPTELADLRDELAQLRAETERRFTELAEAVRRLSEAFVNHRQEFLAHQAQVNARLEELSTAVRNLTETVHHLTETVHHLSEIVGNLAQTQLGLAEAQRRTEENLQRLAEAFAAHRQEFLEFRAETDRRFAELAEAQRRHYEEFAAYRVETDRRFAELAEALRILTERVDRVERRQEDHSRDLGQLKSMRLEALYTEKPAALFRPLLRRAIVVPDVRKMEILEEAEAAGRITEEEVDRAAPLDALVEGFHRREDRRVVLAVEISWQGTTKDVARAAERAAIFARALEAEVIPVVAAKELTAPARRMARARGVWWLQDGRAFAPQEIPEEGPGEDEVETPT; this comes from the coding sequence ATGGCACTGACGGCGGAAGACCTGCGGGATCTGGTCGCCCTCTTGCAGGCCCACCCCGAATGGCGGAAGGTCCTCTGGGCCCTGCTGGCCTCGGAGGAGGTCCTCCGCATGCCCACTGAGCTGGCAGACCTGCGGGACGAGCTGGCCCAGCTTCGGGCGGAAACCGAACGCCGGTTCACGGAGCTGGCGGAAGCCGTTCGCCGTCTGAGCGAGGCCTTTGTGAACCACCGTCAGGAGTTCCTAGCCCACCAGGCCCAGGTCAACGCCCGCCTCGAAGAGCTCAGCACGGCGGTCCGTAACCTGACTGAGACGGTTCATCACCTCACTGAAACTGTTCATCACCTAAGCGAGATCGTGGGCAATCTGGCCCAGACCCAGCTCGGTCTGGCCGAGGCCCAGCGCCGCACCGAGGAGAACCTCCAGCGCCTGGCCGAGGCCTTCGCCGCTCACCGCCAGGAGTTCCTGGAGTTCCGCGCCGAAACCGATCGTCGCTTCGCCGAGCTGGCCGAAGCCCAACGCCGTCACTACGAGGAGTTCGCCGCCTACCGGGTCGAGACCGATCGTCGGTTTGCCGAACTGGCTGAGGCCCTCCGGATCCTGACCGAGCGGGTGGACCGGGTGGAGCGCCGCCAGGAGGACCACAGCCGGGACCTGGGGCAGCTCAAGTCGATGCGCCTGGAAGCCCTCTACACCGAAAAGCCTGCTGCCCTCTTCCGCCCCCTGCTGCGGCGGGCCATCGTCGTCCCCGATGTGCGCAAGATGGAGATCCTGGAGGAGGCCGAGGCGGCTGGGCGCATCACGGAAGAAGAGGTCGACCGGGCTGCCCCTCTGGACGCGCTGGTGGAGGGCTTCCACCGGCGGGAGGACCGCCGGGTGGTTCTGGCGGTGGAGATTTCCTGGCAGGGGACCACGAAGGACGTGGCCCGGGCGGCGGAGCGGGCGGCTATCTTCGCCCGGGCTTTGGAGGCGGAGGTGATCCCGGTGGTGGCGGCGAAGGAATTGACGGCGCCGGCGCGGCGGATGGCTCGGGCGCGGGGGGTGTGGTGGCTGCAGGACGGGAGGGCCTTCGCCCCCCAAGAGATCCCCGAGGAAGGGCCGGGGGAAGACGAGGTGGAAACCCCCACATAG
- the gyrB gene encoding DNA topoisomerase (ATP-hydrolyzing) subunit B, translating into MANESRRLNRSVADGASAAVSTYDASQIQVLEGLEAVRRRPGMYIGSTDIRGLHHLVYEVVDNAVDEALAGVCTHILVEILEDGSVRVTDNGRGIPVDVHPQTGRPALEVVMTTLHAGGKFGGGSYKVATGLHGVGVSAVNALSEWLEAVVQRDGYRYRQRYERGRPATPVERVGKADPQGWYAHPRFPPAPHGTIVHFKPDPEIFRGGIDYKFETLAQRFREMAFLTRGLTITLVDQREDREITFYFEGGIRSFVRYLNRNRQPLHPIWYVEKAVGDILVEVALQYTDAYNETVLAFANNVNTVDGGTHLTGFRAALTRTLNDYARKAGLLKESDPNFTGEDVREGLTAVISVKLPEPQFESQTKSKLGNAEVKGAVESVVGEALARWLEENPREAKAIIQKCLTSARAREAARQARELVIRKSALESLTLPGKLADCSERDPAKAELFIVEGDSAGGSAKQARDRHFQAILPLRGKILNTERARLDKMLANEEIKALISAIGTGIGDQFDLSRLRYGKIIILADADVDGNHIRTLLLTFFFRHMTPLIENGHVYIAQPPLYRIEVKKTKEVFYAYSDAERDEIFAKLRKRGIDPSDERQVVTQRYKGLGEMNPEQLWETTLDPARRILLQVTIEDAAEADRVFDMLMGAAVEPRRRFIQAHAKEVRNLDV; encoded by the coding sequence ATGGCGAACGAATCGCGCAGGCTCAACCGATCCGTTGCGGACGGCGCTTCCGCGGCCGTCTCGACCTATGACGCCAGCCAGATCCAGGTCCTGGAGGGCCTGGAAGCGGTCCGCCGGCGCCCTGGGATGTATATCGGCTCGACGGACATCCGGGGTCTCCATCATCTGGTCTACGAGGTGGTGGATAACGCCGTCGACGAGGCCCTGGCGGGGGTGTGCACCCACATCCTGGTGGAGATCCTGGAGGACGGCAGCGTTCGGGTGACGGACAACGGCCGGGGGATCCCGGTGGACGTGCATCCGCAAACCGGGCGGCCGGCCCTGGAGGTGGTGATGACCACCCTGCACGCCGGCGGCAAGTTCGGGGGTGGCAGCTACAAGGTCGCCACCGGCCTGCACGGCGTCGGCGTCAGCGCCGTCAACGCCCTCTCCGAATGGCTCGAGGCCGTCGTCCAGCGGGACGGCTACCGCTATCGGCAGCGTTACGAGCGGGGCCGGCCGGCCACGCCGGTAGAGCGGGTGGGGAAGGCGGACCCTCAGGGCTGGTATGCCCACCCACGCTTCCCTCCCGCCCCGCATGGCACCATCGTCCACTTCAAGCCGGATCCCGAGATCTTCCGGGGTGGGATCGACTACAAGTTCGAGACCCTGGCCCAGCGCTTCCGGGAGATGGCCTTCCTCACCCGGGGCCTCACCATTACCCTGGTGGATCAGCGGGAGGACCGGGAGATCACTTTCTACTTTGAAGGCGGCATCCGATCCTTCGTCCGCTACCTGAACCGCAACCGCCAGCCTCTCCACCCCATCTGGTATGTGGAGAAGGCCGTGGGGGACATCCTGGTGGAGGTCGCTTTGCAATACACGGACGCCTACAACGAGACGGTGCTGGCCTTCGCCAACAACGTGAACACGGTGGATGGGGGAACCCATCTGACGGGCTTCCGCGCCGCCCTCACCCGCACCCTGAACGATTACGCCCGCAAGGCCGGCCTGCTTAAGGAGAGCGACCCCAACTTCACCGGGGAGGACGTGCGGGAAGGCCTCACCGCGGTCATCAGCGTGAAGCTCCCCGAGCCTCAGTTCGAGAGCCAGACCAAGAGCAAGCTGGGCAACGCCGAGGTGAAGGGCGCGGTGGAATCCGTGGTCGGCGAGGCCCTGGCCCGCTGGCTGGAGGAGAACCCCCGGGAGGCGAAGGCCATCATCCAGAAGTGCCTGACCTCCGCCCGCGCCCGGGAGGCCGCCCGCCAGGCCCGCGAGCTGGTCATCCGCAAGAGCGCCCTGGAGTCCCTCACCTTGCCCGGCAAGCTGGCCGATTGCTCCGAGCGGGATCCGGCGAAGGCGGAGCTGTTCATCGTGGAGGGCGATTCGGCCGGCGGCTCGGCCAAGCAGGCCCGCGACCGCCATTTCCAGGCCATCCTTCCCCTGCGGGGGAAGATCCTCAACACCGAGCGCGCCCGCCTGGACAAGATGCTGGCCAACGAGGAGATCAAGGCCCTCATCTCCGCCATCGGCACCGGCATCGGGGATCAGTTCGACCTCTCCCGCCTCCGCTACGGGAAGATCATCATCCTGGCCGACGCGGATGTGGATGGAAACCACATCCGCACGCTGTTGCTCACTTTCTTCTTCCGACACATGACCCCCCTCATCGAGAACGGCCACGTCTACATCGCCCAGCCACCCCTCTACCGCATCGAGGTGAAGAAAACCAAAGAGGTCTTCTACGCCTACTCCGACGCCGAGCGGGACGAGATCTTCGCCAAACTGCGCAAGCGAGGCATCGACCCCTCCGACGAACGCCAGGTGGTCACCCAGCGCTACAAGGGACTCGGCGAGATGAACCCGGAGCAGCTGTGGGAGACCACCCTGGACCCGGCGCGGCGGATCCTGCTCCAGGTGACCATCGAGGACGCGGCGGAAGCAGATCGCGTGTTCGATATGCTGATGGGCGCCGCGGTGGAGCCCCGCCGCCGCTTCATCCAGGCGCACGCCAAAGAGGTGCGCAACCTTGACGTGTAG
- a CDS encoding DUF2089 domain-containing protein, translating into MNRWLGVCPVCGAGLEVVALQCPACEARIEGRFRLGRLARLTPEQLAFVELFLRSEGKFTRLESLTGLSYPTLRKRLQEILRAMGYEAEEEAPPGPEERRQILEELAAGRISYEEALRRLRGRPGSPEA; encoded by the coding sequence ATGAACAGGTGGCTGGGGGTGTGTCCGGTGTGTGGGGCGGGGCTGGAGGTGGTGGCCCTGCAGTGTCCGGCCTGTGAGGCGCGGATTGAGGGGCGGTTCCGTCTGGGGCGGCTGGCGCGGTTGACGCCGGAGCAGCTGGCCTTTGTGGAGCTGTTCCTGCGGAGCGAGGGGAAGTTCACCCGCCTGGAGAGCCTGACGGGGCTTTCGTATCCGACGCTGCGCAAGCGGCTGCAGGAGATCCTGCGGGCGATGGGCTATGAGGCGGAGGAGGAAGCGCCCCCCGGCCCGGAGGAGCGGCGACAGATCCTGGAGGAGCTGGCGGCAGGCCGGATTTCCTATGAGGAGGCGTTGCGACGGCTCCGTGGCCGCCCGGGATCTCCGGAGGCGTGA
- a CDS encoding DUF6062 family protein, with protein MSWGLAVLQHALRQPGCPLCRLQREAEARYLENLLWENVNDPATREQWAAGLGFCARHAWQLQRLEARRYGDGLGNAILYEDLLQRVIPVLEAMAREPAMDPLPLHRRLAHVLRLPRSGDPEGIPGLQGRARCRVCRLGEETARAYAEWLVEGLGDAEVRARYAASDGLCLPHLRMTLICARTRAPQALADLAGDAVRRLQRLLGALREYIRKHDWNYRHEPMSPEERRSWIRVVAFFVGEGEGDGSLDDRGG; from the coding sequence ATGAGCTGGGGGCTGGCGGTTTTGCAGCATGCGTTGCGACAGCCGGGCTGCCCGCTGTGTCGTCTGCAGCGGGAGGCGGAGGCGCGTTACCTAGAGAACCTGCTCTGGGAGAACGTGAACGATCCCGCCACGCGGGAGCAGTGGGCGGCCGGCCTGGGGTTCTGTGCGCGGCACGCCTGGCAGCTGCAACGCCTGGAGGCCCGCCGCTACGGGGATGGCCTCGGGAACGCGATCCTCTATGAGGATCTCCTGCAGCGGGTGATCCCCGTCCTGGAGGCGATGGCCCGGGAGCCAGCCATGGATCCGCTCCCCCTTCACCGGCGGCTGGCTCACGTCCTCCGCCTCCCCCGCTCAGGGGATCCCGAAGGGATCCCCGGCTTGCAGGGGCGGGCGCGCTGTCGGGTGTGCCGGCTGGGGGAGGAGACCGCGCGGGCGTATGCGGAGTGGCTGGTCGAAGGGCTGGGGGACGCCGAGGTCCGGGCGCGCTACGCGGCTTCGGATGGGCTGTGCCTGCCTCACCTGCGGATGACCCTGATCTGCGCCCGCACGCGCGCTCCTCAGGCTCTGGCGGATCTGGCCGGCGATGCCGTCCGACGCCTTCAACGCCTGCTCGGCGCGCTGCGGGAATACATCCGCAAGCACGACTGGAACTATCGCCATGAGCCGATGAGCCCGGAGGAGCGCCGTTCGTGGATCCGGGTGGTCGCCTTCTTCGTCGGGGAGGGAGAAGGGGATGGTTCGCTGGACGATCGAGGTGGATGA
- a CDS encoding MFS transporter, with protein MRSPDGISRAFWAVWIAHALSLFGSMLIQFALVWWIARTTDSATALSVATLLILLPGVLLGPVIGALVDRWDRRGIMLGADGGMAAITLFLILLARADMLHLGPIYAALFLRSILETFHWSALQASIALLVPERYLARIAGLNQALSGALNMVAPPAGALLLGLLPLPGVLLVDVVTAALAMLALGFVRIPYPGGFGPARPVGWQEIREGLEYVRRWSGALILMGMGALINFLVNPAFALLPLLVIRHFRGGALELGALESAWGAGIISGGLLLGAWGGFRRRIHTTLVGLIGMGAAILSLGLLPAGAFPFALGVMFVGGLMNVLTNGPILAILQAVVPPALQGRVLTVVSSVVGLISPLGMAIAGPVADALGVRVWFVAGGLACALAGGIGLGIPSVVQMEEQAPAGVAEP; from the coding sequence ATGCGATCTCCGGACGGCATCTCGCGGGCCTTCTGGGCCGTCTGGATCGCGCACGCCCTCTCCCTGTTCGGGAGCATGCTGATCCAGTTCGCCCTGGTCTGGTGGATCGCCCGCACCACGGACTCCGCCACCGCCCTCTCCGTCGCCACATTGCTGATTCTCCTGCCGGGGGTCCTGCTGGGGCCGGTGATCGGTGCCTTAGTGGACCGCTGGGATCGCCGGGGGATCATGCTGGGGGCCGATGGGGGGATGGCGGCCATCACCCTCTTCCTGATCCTGCTTGCTCGGGCCGACATGTTGCATTTGGGCCCGATCTACGCGGCCCTGTTCCTCCGGTCCATCCTGGAAACCTTCCACTGGTCCGCCCTTCAGGCCTCAATCGCCCTGCTGGTCCCGGAGCGTTATCTCGCTCGCATCGCCGGGCTGAACCAGGCCTTGAGCGGGGCCCTGAATATGGTCGCTCCTCCCGCCGGGGCGCTCCTGCTGGGCCTCCTTCCCCTCCCGGGGGTGCTGCTCGTGGATGTAGTGACGGCGGCACTGGCGATGCTGGCCCTGGGGTTCGTGCGGATCCCTTATCCAGGGGGCTTCGGCCCGGCGCGGCCTGTGGGATGGCAAGAAATCCGGGAAGGCCTGGAGTATGTGCGGCGATGGTCAGGGGCGTTGATCCTGATGGGGATGGGGGCGCTGATCAACTTCCTGGTGAACCCGGCGTTTGCGCTGCTTCCGCTGCTGGTGATTCGGCATTTCCGGGGCGGCGCCCTGGAGCTGGGCGCTCTGGAATCCGCCTGGGGGGCTGGGATCATCAGCGGCGGGCTCCTTCTGGGCGCGTGGGGAGGCTTCCGTCGGCGCATTCACACCACCCTGGTCGGGCTGATCGGGATGGGGGCAGCGATCCTCTCGCTGGGGCTTCTTCCCGCCGGGGCCTTTCCGTTCGCGCTGGGTGTGATGTTCGTGGGAGGCCTGATGAACGTGCTGACCAACGGGCCGATCCTGGCCATCCTCCAGGCGGTGGTGCCACCTGCCCTGCAGGGTCGGGTGCTGACGGTGGTCTCCAGCGTCGTCGGTCTCATCTCTCCTCTGGGGATGGCCATCGCCGGGCCGGTGGCGGATGCCCTGGGCGTGCGCGTCTGGTTTGTGGCCGGAGGGCTGGCCTGCGCCCTGGCGGGGGGGATCGGCCTGGGGATCCCTTCCGTAGTGCAGATGGAGGAGCAGGCGCCGGCCGGGGTCGCTGAGCCATGA
- a CDS encoding heterodisulfide reductase-related iron-sulfur binding cluster: MPERINLWNMPAWAQPAVYAFHALCLAIFLLSFYRRIRIWWAVGRPEMRFDRLPERLKRVLIYVLGQRRVIRDPVGGLSHASLFWGFVIFFIGTTLAFIDADLFKFLRGEIYLVYEFVLDLFTLLALIGMGVLAWRRYAARPPKLSYGRRFDLAMAWLAVLIITGWLLESFRMAVQRPPWGPASFMGWGLGQLWIAMGLGEEFLRPLHQATWAFHAALAGLTYVFIPVGFLVHIVSSTLNVFFSRMDRPNGALTPIPDLETAERLGIETLRDLTWVQLLNGEACTECGRCQAACPAYAAGTPLNPKQVVLDVRNTLHALLPPTLNPFAPIRVDEERIVLTGAVTPREALWACTTCYACVHECPVLIEHVDLIVGMRRYLTLMEGDVPASLSNTFRNTERAGNPWGQRTSRLEWAKGLDVPVMAEKGEAEVLFWVGCAGAFDPGGQRTARAIARLLQAAGVDFAVLGDEETCTAEWARRAGHEAMYVAATEAILETLRAYKFRTLLTMCPHCYNTFRNEYPQFGGRFEVVHHTEFLARLLEEGRLQPRRPVSRRLTFHDSCYLGRYNGIFDAPRHLLQRSGTELVEMARSRERGFCCGAGGAQVWMDTPQARPIHLQRLDEAIGTSPEAVAVACPFCQLMLTSAAQTRGVAERLPVRDVAEILAEAVIEP, from the coding sequence ATGCCCGAGCGGATCAACCTCTGGAACATGCCTGCATGGGCCCAGCCGGCCGTCTACGCCTTCCATGCCCTCTGTCTGGCCATCTTCCTTCTTTCCTTTTATCGACGCATTCGGATCTGGTGGGCCGTCGGCCGGCCGGAGATGCGTTTCGATCGCCTTCCGGAGCGCCTGAAGCGGGTCCTGATCTATGTCCTGGGGCAGCGCCGGGTGATTCGGGACCCCGTTGGGGGCCTCTCCCACGCCTCGCTGTTCTGGGGATTCGTGATCTTCTTCATCGGGACCACCCTGGCCTTCATCGACGCGGACCTGTTCAAGTTCCTGCGGGGGGAGATCTATCTGGTCTACGAGTTCGTGCTGGATCTCTTCACCCTGCTCGCCCTGATCGGGATGGGAGTCCTCGCATGGCGTCGATACGCTGCCCGCCCGCCCAAGCTGAGCTACGGCCGCCGCTTCGATCTGGCCATGGCCTGGCTGGCCGTCCTCATCATCACCGGCTGGCTCCTGGAATCCTTCCGCATGGCCGTGCAGCGCCCGCCCTGGGGGCCCGCTTCCTTTATGGGATGGGGGTTGGGCCAGCTCTGGATCGCCATGGGCCTGGGGGAAGAATTCCTGCGTCCCCTCCATCAGGCGACCTGGGCCTTCCACGCCGCCCTGGCCGGCCTCACCTACGTCTTCATCCCGGTGGGCTTCCTGGTTCACATCGTCTCCTCCACCCTCAACGTGTTCTTCTCCCGCATGGACCGGCCCAACGGGGCCCTGACGCCGATCCCGGACCTGGAGACAGCAGAACGGCTGGGCATCGAGACGTTGCGGGATCTGACCTGGGTGCAGCTGCTCAACGGGGAGGCCTGCACCGAGTGCGGCCGGTGTCAGGCGGCTTGCCCAGCCTACGCCGCCGGGACGCCCCTCAACCCCAAGCAGGTGGTGCTGGACGTGCGAAACACCCTCCACGCCCTGCTGCCGCCCACCTTGAACCCCTTCGCCCCCATCCGGGTGGATGAGGAACGCATCGTCCTAACTGGGGCGGTGACCCCGCGCGAGGCCCTGTGGGCCTGCACCACCTGCTACGCCTGTGTTCACGAATGCCCGGTGCTGATCGAGCACGTGGACCTCATCGTGGGCATGCGACGCTACCTGACCCTGATGGAAGGGGATGTCCCGGCCTCCCTCTCCAACACGTTCCGCAACACGGAGCGGGCGGGCAACCCATGGGGGCAACGGACCTCGCGCCTGGAATGGGCGAAGGGCCTGGACGTCCCGGTGATGGCGGAGAAGGGGGAGGCGGAGGTCCTCTTCTGGGTGGGCTGCGCGGGGGCTTTCGATCCCGGCGGCCAGCGCACCGCCCGGGCCATTGCCCGCCTGCTCCAGGCCGCGGGGGTGGACTTCGCCGTGCTGGGGGATGAAGAAACCTGCACGGCCGAGTGGGCCCGCCGCGCGGGCCACGAGGCGATGTATGTGGCGGCCACCGAGGCCATCCTGGAGACCCTGCGTGCTTATAAGTTCCGCACCTTGCTGACCATGTGCCCGCACTGCTATAACACCTTCCGGAACGAATACCCACAGTTCGGCGGGCGCTTCGAGGTGGTCCACCACACGGAGTTCCTGGCCCGCTTGCTGGAAGAAGGGCGCCTCCAGCCCCGGCGCCCTGTCTCCCGGCGGCTCACCTTCCACGATTCCTGCTATCTGGGCCGTTACAACGGGATCTTCGATGCGCCGCGGCACCTACTACAGAGGAGCGGGACCGAGCTGGTGGAGATGGCCCGGAGCCGGGAGCGGGGGTTCTGCTGCGGCGCCGGCGGGGCCCAGGTCTGGATGGACACCCCTCAGGCCCGTCCCATCCACCTCCAGCGGCTCGACGAGGCCATAGGGACAAGCCCGGAGGCGGTGGCGGTGGCCTGCCCCTTCTGCCAGCTGATGCTGACCTCCGCCGCCCAAACCCGGGGCGTCGCCGAGCGGCTCCCGGTGCGGGATGTGGCGGAGATCCTGGCCGAAGCCGTGATCGAGCCCTAA
- a CDS encoding GNAT family N-acetyltransferase: MVITARRGANRGLRPADVRRDLRGIADLLAEAFAGELDEAGWRILREMRFWARWGWLLRALEWFLPPGEAFAPGYVWVEDGRIVGYTMVRRLRPGSGDWLIANVAVAEGFRGRGIGRALVSACLEYARASGARRAVLQVRADNTPALQLYRSLGFQEIGRIQLWRRETGGHAGQLGAAILEIPGCWVRPARAAELSPLMAHVAAWENPAMRLFEPLDLLPTALVWGPLRPCGRGLWVLEAEDGRMLGLAAWTRREGRWTLRPFVDPSATPLQVQWLVTAALQEAPRGLPLVALTGGEPALSAALLAAGFQLARTLIGMGCDLSAASPR, encoded by the coding sequence ATGGTGATCACGGCCCGCCGGGGAGCGAATCGAGGGTTGCGGCCTGCCGACGTGCGGCGGGATCTGCGGGGGATCGCCGATTTGCTGGCGGAGGCCTTCGCGGGGGAGCTGGATGAGGCGGGCTGGCGGATCCTGCGGGAGATGCGCTTCTGGGCGCGGTGGGGATGGCTGTTGCGCGCGCTGGAGTGGTTCCTCCCTCCCGGGGAGGCCTTCGCCCCTGGCTACGTCTGGGTGGAGGACGGCCGCATCGTGGGTTACACGATGGTCCGCCGCCTCCGGCCGGGCTCAGGGGACTGGCTGATCGCCAATGTGGCAGTGGCGGAGGGGTTCCGGGGGAGGGGGATCGGCCGGGCCCTGGTCTCCGCGTGCCTGGAATACGCCCGGGCTTCCGGGGCCCGCCGGGCTGTCCTTCAGGTCCGGGCGGACAACACGCCTGCTCTCCAGCTATATCGGTCGCTGGGGTTTCAGGAGATCGGGCGGATCCAGCTTTGGCGGCGGGAGACGGGAGGGCATGCGGGACAGCTGGGAGCGGCCATCTTGGAGATCCCGGGATGCTGGGTGCGCCCCGCCCGGGCGGCGGAGCTTTCCCCCCTGATGGCGCATGTCGCGGCCTGGGAGAACCCGGCGATGCGCCTGTTTGAGCCCCTGGATCTCCTCCCGACCGCTCTGGTTTGGGGACCTCTTCGGCCGTGCGGGAGGGGGCTCTGGGTGCTGGAGGCGGAGGATGGCAGGATGCTGGGCCTAGCGGCCTGGACGCGGCGGGAGGGCCGCTGGACGCTCCGGCCCTTCGTGGATCCTTCAGCGACGCCGCTGCAAGTCCAGTGGCTGGTGACCGCCGCTTTGCAGGAGGCTCCTCGGGGCCTCCCGCTCGTGGCCCTCACCGGCGGGGAGCCTGCTCTCTCCGCTGCTTTGCTGGCCGCTGGGTTCCAGCTGGCGCGTACGTTGATCGGCATGGGTTGCGACCTGAGCGCAGCGTCCCCGCGTTGA
- a CDS encoding DinB family protein yields the protein MDALLRRLDSTLEDLRWALAQVPPEREARRPPPALGEWSVRRHLYHLWFYEHHIALPQMRYALGLQGPLLPGEVPDEDLAWPREIPAARWLEQLEAVRRETIALARPLPPEVWTRPVSGTVWGTRTLAWIVTKTLQHTYEHMTTILQIALFWEMAAAFEPRWMAE from the coding sequence ATGGACGCGCTGCTCCGACGCCTGGACTCCACGCTGGAGGACCTGCGCTGGGCCCTCGCCCAGGTCCCCCCGGAGCGGGAGGCGCGCCGCCCTCCCCCCGCCCTGGGCGAGTGGTCCGTGCGTCGCCATCTTTACCACCTCTGGTTCTATGAGCACCACATCGCCCTGCCCCAGATGCGCTACGCCTTAGGCCTGCAAGGCCCCCTCCTTCCCGGCGAGGTCCCGGATGAAGATCTCGCCTGGCCCCGGGAGATCCCCGCCGCCCGCTGGCTGGAGCAGCTGGAGGCCGTCCGCCGGGAGACCATCGCCCTGGCCCGTCCCCTCCCGCCGGAGGTCTGGACCCGGCCGGTGTCGGGGACGGTCTGGGGAACGCGGACGCTGGCCTGGATCGTTACCAAGACCCTCCAGCACACCTATGAGCACATGACCACGATCCTCCAGATCGCCCTCTTCTGGGAGATGGCCGCCGCCTTCGAGCCGCGGTGGATGGCAGAGTGA
- the cbiR gene encoding cobamide remodeling phosphodiesterase CbiR — MPWRFGVQLLQAPLLLELLWPPASGVRGETWVDAAELAGRIADRGFHLIELNPDLQVVLPESFALPALRRLQDLKQARGLRYTVHLPLWTLDPSSPVEGIRRASVDVLVEAVFRLAPLEPEVYVLHGAGPLAAEFFTLPGLPGGPRLALMRRFQEQAARSIEELLRRTGLPSRSLALETIQFPLELTLELAEALDLSICFDTGHVISRQPGPVGFGEALARCLPRLAEVHLHDGDYRERPDGSVAWADHLPLGEGAVPVGELFRALEAHGFAGPVIFELSLDAAEASLAFLRQAGLAGSPFEV; from the coding sequence ATGCCCTGGCGTTTCGGTGTTCAGCTCCTTCAGGCTCCGTTGCTCCTGGAGCTCCTGTGGCCCCCAGCGTCGGGCGTCCGGGGGGAGACCTGGGTGGATGCCGCAGAGCTGGCGGGGCGGATCGCGGATCGTGGGTTCCATCTGATCGAGCTGAACCCCGACCTTCAGGTGGTGCTCCCGGAGTCCTTCGCCCTCCCCGCGCTTCGCCGCTTGCAGGACCTGAAACAAGCGCGGGGCCTGCGCTACACGGTCCATCTTCCGCTCTGGACGCTGGATCCCTCCAGCCCGGTGGAGGGGATCCGTCGCGCTTCCGTGGATGTGCTGGTGGAAGCGGTGTTCCGTCTGGCCCCGCTGGAGCCGGAGGTCTATGTGCTTCACGGGGCGGGGCCCCTGGCTGCGGAGTTCTTCACGTTGCCGGGCCTTCCGGGAGGCCCCCGTTTGGCGCTCATGCGCCGGTTCCAGGAACAGGCGGCGCGCAGCATCGAGGAGCTGTTGCGACGCACCGGCCTGCCCTCCCGCTCCCTGGCCCTGGAGACGATCCAGTTCCCTCTGGAGCTCACCTTGGAGCTGGCGGAGGCGCTGGATCTCTCCATCTGCTTTGACACCGGCCATGTGATCTCCCGGCAGCCGGGCCCGGTGGGCTTCGGGGAGGCCCTGGCGCGTTGCCTCCCCCGCCTGGCGGAGGTGCACCTGCATGATGGCGATTATCGCGAGCGGCCTGATGGCTCTGTCGCCTGGGCCGATCATCTTCCCCTCGGGGAGGGAGCGGTCCCGGTGGGGGAGCTCTTCCGGGCCCTGGAGGCCCATGGGTTCGCCGGGCCGGTGATCTTCGAGCTGAGCCTGGATGCTGCTGAGGCCTCCCTGGCTTTCCTGAGGCAGGCGGGCCTGGCGGGATCGCCTTTCGAAGTGTGA
- a CDS encoding SHOCT-like domain-containing protein, whose protein sequence is MTRDVEWLRILKMIEAGQITAEQGLELLRALQEAEEAEGSPLSTGRWLRIRVTDVATGRPRVHVNVPLRLLDLGLRIGERLAPEIAGLDLQKWLEQLRASGSGKLVEVLDEEEGERVEITVE, encoded by the coding sequence ATGACGCGGGATGTGGAGTGGCTGCGGATCCTGAAGATGATCGAAGCCGGGCAGATCACCGCCGAGCAGGGCCTGGAGCTGCTGCGGGCCCTCCAGGAGGCGGAGGAGGCGGAGGGCTCTCCTTTATCGACCGGCCGCTGGTTGCGCATCCGGGTCACCGATGTGGCCACCGGACGCCCCCGGGTGCATGTGAACGTCCCGCTGCGCCTGCTGGATCTGGGGCTGCGGATCGGTGAGCGGCTGGCGCCGGAGATCGCGGGGCTGGACCTCCAGAAGTGGCTCGAACAGCTGCGGGCGAGCGGCAGCGGGAAGCTGGTGGAGGTCCTGGACGAAGAGGAGGGCGAGCGCGTGGAGATCACCGTGGAGTGA